The sequence below is a genomic window from Deltaproteobacteria bacterium GWC2_55_46.
GGTCCTGAGTGGCTCCTGTGAGGGCAGGTCTTATCGGGCTTGGCCGGATGGGCAAGGCGATCGCCTCAAGGCTTAAAAGCGAGGGCGTGGAGGTCTACGCCTGGAACAGAACGCTTACGAAGGCAAGGGAGCTTGACGTGCTTGTAAGCGACACCCCTGCCTCCGCCTCGACGAGGGCCGATTTTATAATACTCAGCCTCTATGACAGCGCGGCTGTCCGCGAAGTCCTTACCATGAGGCATGGACTTCTTAGCGCCGGGCTCAAGGGCAAGGTGATCGTAGATACGACCACCAACCACTTTAGCGAAGTGAGCGCCTTTCATTCGATACTCAAAGAACGCGGGGCAAGCTACCTTGAGGCCCCGCTGCTGGGCAGCATAGTCCAGGCCATGACAGGCAATCTCTGCGTACTCGTGAGCGGGGAAGAGGCCCCGTACAGGGCCGCCCTCCCCATCATTGAAAAG
It includes:
- a CDS encoding 6-phosphogluconate dehydrogenase → MRAGLIGLGRMGKAIASRLKSEGVEVYAWNRTLTKARELDVLVSDTPASASTRADFIILSLYDSAAVREVLTMRHGLLSAGLKGKVIVDTTTNHFSEVSAFHSILKERGASYLEAPLLGSIVQAMTGNLCVLVSGEEAPYRAALPIIEKLGREIFFLREPGLATKVKLINNLLLGSFMASIAEATALSEKAGLDRHAALDIFSKGAGSSAVMDAKKEKLLKEDYAAHFKTSLMYKDLHYLQDLARELRSPLFTAGVAKELFAVAMSRGSGEEDFSAVYKAVKNL